One genomic segment of Gadus chalcogrammus isolate NIFS_2021 chromosome 3, NIFS_Gcha_1.0, whole genome shotgun sequence includes these proteins:
- the fam83fb gene encoding protein FAM83F isoform X2, whose translation MAESQLMCMEDGQIRPAVPENKPEFYYSEAQRAAVEELLKNGDGAFKTRLKEDKANDFLSAREVKYLLANFKDNTSENADAQSTASPAKAEGSSGDSGLHSTYWPQMSDTNVPPLDIGWPSGGFFRGVTRVAVHTHPPKDNGPHIKEVVRRMIQEASKVVAIVMDLLTDLHILQDLMEAASRRSVPVYILLDASGMPHFLDMCCRLQMGSQHLRNIRCRTLHGWGLTMSCGTLPGTLSNKYMLVDGDKVVFGSYSYSWSCSRIDRNMITVMTGQVVEAFDRDFRELYAISALLDLYKELNVARPSDKVPPPRPKVAPKRPPIPVTTSRFQMSLDRSRNNALQVPAHKYHNPKYLLALGGVAPPARSLHDFLATSEMAQNMEMDPGRPRTTSSERLDHLSPLPSDGPLDDPMEVFGGDEPTRKLTLKQRWKSRLSSSNKAEGGASGGGSREPSPTPTEDQSGGAGAKAKSKWSWLKKKPPKSESTQAINATTPDNQSQKSRRSKMSCAQS comes from the exons ATGGCCGAGTCCCAGCTCATGTGTATGGAAGACGGCCAGATCCGTCCGGCGGTCCCGGAGAACAAGCCGGAGTTTTACTACAGCGAGGCTCAACGCGCCGCTGTTGAGGAGCTCCTGAAGAACGGAGACGGGGCTTTTAAAACTCGACTGAAGGAAGACAAGGCCAATGACTTTTTGTCCGCGCGGGAGGTTAAGTATTTGCTCGCCAATTTTAAAGACAACACTTCAGAAAATGCCGACGCTCAAAGTACAGCGTCCCCCGCAAAGGCGGAGGGTTCCAGCGGGGATTCGGGGCTCCACTCAACGTATTGGCCCCAGATGTCTGACACCAACGTACCGCCGTTGGACATTGGCTGGCCCAGCGGTGGATTTTTCCGAGGAGTGACCAGAGTAGCGgtgcacacgcacccacccaaAGACAATGGACCGCACATCAAGGAGGTTGTACGCCGCATGATCCAGGAAGCCAGCAAG GTGGTTGCCATAGTGATGGACCTGCTGACGGACCTGCACATCCTGCAGGACCTGATGGAGGCGGCGTCTCGGCGCTCCGTCCCCGTCTACATCCTGCTGGACGCTAGTGGCATGCCTCACTTCCTGGACATGTGCTGCAGGCTGCAGATGGGATCACAGCACCTGCGG AACATCCGCTGCAGAACTCTACATGGGTGGGGGCTGACCATGTCCTGTGGTACGCTCCCTGGCACGCTCTCCAACAAGTACATGCTAGTGGACGGCGATAAGGTGGTGTTCGGCTCGTACAG CTACTCCTGGAGCTGCTCCCGCATCGACCGCAACATGATCACGGTGATGACGGGTCAGGTGGTAGAGGCCTTCGACCGGGATTTCCGCGAGCTCTACGCCATCTCGGCCCTGCTGGACCTCTACAAGGAGCTCAACGTGGCCCGGCCCTCGGACAAGGTGCCGCCCCCCAGGCCCAAGGTGGCCCCCAAGCGCCCGCCCATCCCCGTCACCACCTCCCGCTTCCAGATGAGCCTGGACCGCTCACGCAACAACGCCCTCCAGGTGCCCGCGCACAAGTACCACAACCCCAAGTACCTGCTGGCGCTGGGGGGCGTGGCGCCGCCCGCACGCTCCCTCCACGACTTCCTGGCCACCAGCGAGATGGCCCAGAACATGGAGATGGACCCGGGCAGACCCCGGACGACCAGCAGCGAGCGGCTGGACCACCTGTCCCCGCTGCCCTCGGATGGGCCCCTGGATGACCCCATGGAGGTCTTCGGGGGGGACGAGCCCACCCGGAAGCTCACCCTGAAGCAGAGGTGGAAGAGCAGGTTGTCCAGCAGCAACAAGGCCGAGGGGGGGGCCAGTGGGGGAGGTAGCCGGGAGCCGTCGCCGACGCCGACGGAGGATCAGTCGGGCGGGGCTGGGGCCAAGGCTAAATCCAAGTGGAGTTGGTTGAAGAAGAAGCCCCCCAAGAGTGAGTCCACGCAGGCCATCAACGCCACCACGCCGGATAATCAAA GTCAGAAGAGCCGAAGGTCCAAAATGTCCTGTGCCCAGTCGTGA
- the fam83fb gene encoding protein FAM83F isoform X1, whose amino-acid sequence MAESQLMCMEDGQIRPAVPENKPEFYYSEAQRAAVEELLKNGDGAFKTRLKEDKANDFLSAREVKYLLANFKDNTSENADAQSTASPAKAEGSSGDSGLHSTYWPQMSDTNVPPLDIGWPSGGFFRGVTRVAVHTHPPKDNGPHIKEVVRRMIQEASKVVAIVMDLLTDLHILQDLMEAASRRSVPVYILLDASGMPHFLDMCCRLQMGSQHLRNIRCRTLHGWGLTMSCGTLPGTLSNKYMLVDGDKVVFGSYSYSWSCSRIDRNMITVMTGQVVEAFDRDFRELYAISALLDLYKELNVARPSDKVPPPRPKVAPKRPPIPVTTSRFQMSLDRSRNNALQVPAHKYHNPKYLLALGGVAPPARSLHDFLATSEMAQNMEMDPGRPRTTSSERLDHLSPLPSDGPLDDPMEVFGGDEPTRKLTLKQRWKSRLSSSNKAEGGASGGGSREPSPTPTEDQSGGAGAKAKSKWSWLKKKPPKSESTQAINATTPDNQISETATGSGAAAGPSSSPDVTEEGRKGQKSRRSKMSCAQS is encoded by the exons ATGGCCGAGTCCCAGCTCATGTGTATGGAAGACGGCCAGATCCGTCCGGCGGTCCCGGAGAACAAGCCGGAGTTTTACTACAGCGAGGCTCAACGCGCCGCTGTTGAGGAGCTCCTGAAGAACGGAGACGGGGCTTTTAAAACTCGACTGAAGGAAGACAAGGCCAATGACTTTTTGTCCGCGCGGGAGGTTAAGTATTTGCTCGCCAATTTTAAAGACAACACTTCAGAAAATGCCGACGCTCAAAGTACAGCGTCCCCCGCAAAGGCGGAGGGTTCCAGCGGGGATTCGGGGCTCCACTCAACGTATTGGCCCCAGATGTCTGACACCAACGTACCGCCGTTGGACATTGGCTGGCCCAGCGGTGGATTTTTCCGAGGAGTGACCAGAGTAGCGgtgcacacgcacccacccaaAGACAATGGACCGCACATCAAGGAGGTTGTACGCCGCATGATCCAGGAAGCCAGCAAG GTGGTTGCCATAGTGATGGACCTGCTGACGGACCTGCACATCCTGCAGGACCTGATGGAGGCGGCGTCTCGGCGCTCCGTCCCCGTCTACATCCTGCTGGACGCTAGTGGCATGCCTCACTTCCTGGACATGTGCTGCAGGCTGCAGATGGGATCACAGCACCTGCGG AACATCCGCTGCAGAACTCTACATGGGTGGGGGCTGACCATGTCCTGTGGTACGCTCCCTGGCACGCTCTCCAACAAGTACATGCTAGTGGACGGCGATAAGGTGGTGTTCGGCTCGTACAG CTACTCCTGGAGCTGCTCCCGCATCGACCGCAACATGATCACGGTGATGACGGGTCAGGTGGTAGAGGCCTTCGACCGGGATTTCCGCGAGCTCTACGCCATCTCGGCCCTGCTGGACCTCTACAAGGAGCTCAACGTGGCCCGGCCCTCGGACAAGGTGCCGCCCCCCAGGCCCAAGGTGGCCCCCAAGCGCCCGCCCATCCCCGTCACCACCTCCCGCTTCCAGATGAGCCTGGACCGCTCACGCAACAACGCCCTCCAGGTGCCCGCGCACAAGTACCACAACCCCAAGTACCTGCTGGCGCTGGGGGGCGTGGCGCCGCCCGCACGCTCCCTCCACGACTTCCTGGCCACCAGCGAGATGGCCCAGAACATGGAGATGGACCCGGGCAGACCCCGGACGACCAGCAGCGAGCGGCTGGACCACCTGTCCCCGCTGCCCTCGGATGGGCCCCTGGATGACCCCATGGAGGTCTTCGGGGGGGACGAGCCCACCCGGAAGCTCACCCTGAAGCAGAGGTGGAAGAGCAGGTTGTCCAGCAGCAACAAGGCCGAGGGGGGGGCCAGTGGGGGAGGTAGCCGGGAGCCGTCGCCGACGCCGACGGAGGATCAGTCGGGCGGGGCTGGGGCCAAGGCTAAATCCAAGTGGAGTTGGTTGAAGAAGAAGCCCCCCAAGAGTGAGTCCACGCAGGCCATCAACGCCACCACGCCGGATAATCAAA TTTCAGAGACAGCCACAGGAAGTGGAGCAGCGGCAggtccctcctcatctcctgaTGTTACTGAGGAGGGAAGGAAAG GTCAGAAGAGCCGAAGGTCCAAAATGTCCTGTGCCCAGTCGTGA